The Calypte anna isolate BGI_N300 chromosome 2, bCalAnn1_v1.p, whole genome shotgun sequence genome includes a window with the following:
- the LOC115597805 gene encoding uncharacterized protein LOC115597805, giving the protein MAPGEAAGRSVGQWAGGWQVTQQPVSRGIRGWQATRSVGLCVSVCQAGGGCPLSPRCPLACGGWLHVLPLFTVPVGRGSARPRPPAPNGTFPVCDPARDTHARWQGPLGYPSPSLSPTLSPPVPAGSGRLASPKVPRSGRGGRGEVRGRARGRGADAASGDLVYRAGTGNVSGPAAVPRSTEAAFLPLLIGCSGGPGLVEGAGGVLWAVGAGKLSWATLSGSAWPGQWLHQV; this is encoded by the exons ATGGCTCCCGGGGAGGCGGCCGGTCGGTCGGTCGGTCAGTGGGCCGGTGGGTGGCAGGTAACCCAGCAGCCGGTCAGTCGGGGGATAAGGGGGTGGCAGGCAACCCGGTCGGTcggtttgtgtgtgt ctgtctgtcaggCAGGTGGTGGCTGTCCGCTGTCCCCGCGCTGTCCCCTCGCCTGTGGCGGGTGGCTTCACGTGCTGCCTCTATTTACAGTCCCGGTGGGGCGGGGCTCAGCCAGGCCGCGCCCCCCCGCCCCTAACGGAACGTTCCCGGTGTGTGACCCGGCTCGTGACACCCACGCCCGCTGGCAGGGCCCCCTCGGGTACCCCTCCCCCTCCTTGTCCCCCACTTTGTCACCTCCCGTCCCCGCGGGCAGCGGGCGCCTCGCCAGCCCCAAAGTGCCGCGAAGTGGCCGGGGAGGCCGCGGGGAGGTGCGGGGCCGTGCGCGGGGCCGTGGGGCCGATGCCGCCTCCGGTGACCTTGTTTACCGAGCGGGGACGGGCAATGTCAGCGGCCCGGCCGCCGTGCCAAGATCGACGGAGGCCGCGTTCCTTCCGCTCCTTATCGGCTGCTCGGGGGGACCCGGCCTGGTAGAGGGAGCCGGCGGGGTGCTCTGGGCAGTGGGGGCTGGGAAGTTGTCCTGGGCCACCCTGTCCGGCTCGGCCTGGCCAGGGCAGTGGTTGCATCAGGTGTAA